TGGCATGCGGCTCCTCTATTGTGTCTCATCCAACAGCCAGAACTACCCGACCCCTGTACGGTCAGTCCTGTTATGCGAATTCTACTCACCCGTCCTGTTCTTTGTCTGTACAAGTCATTTACATTTAAGCGTGaggaccccctcccccctttatcCTACCTGTaaggtttagatacacagctcagtatacagtatcacacaggataggattagatacacagctcagtatacagtatcacacaggataggattagatacacagctcagtatacagtatcacacaggataggattagatacacagctcagtatactgtatcacacaggataggattagatacacagctcagtacacagtatcacacaggataggattacatacagctcagtatacagtatcacacgggataggattagatacacagctcagtacacagtatcacacatgataggattagatacacagctcagtatacagtatcacaggataggattagatacacagctcagtatacagtatcacacaggataggattagatacacagctcagtatacagtatcacacaggataggattagatacacagctcagtatacagtatcacacaggataggattagatacacagctcagtatacagtatcacacagggtaggattagatacacagctgagtatacagtatcacacaggataggattagatacacagctgagtatacagtatcacaggatagaattagatacacagctcagtatacagtatcacacagggtaggattagatacacagctcagtatacagtatcacacaggataggattagatacacagctcagtatacagtatcacacaggataggattagatacacggctcagtatacagtatcacacagaataggattagatacacagctcagtatacagtatcacacaggataggattagatacacagctcagtatacagtatcacacaggataggattagatacagctcagtatacagtatcacacaggataggattagatacacagctcagtatacagtatcacacaggataggattagatacaccgctcagtatacagtatcacacaggaggggattagatacacagctcagcagcacATTGTCCCTGGAGATGATCTGGTGATATACTGTAGTAGCATTACATGATGGTGGTTGTAGCGCtgcctggtatatatatatataacatactgtAAGATCATTATCAGTTTTTGCATCTTTATTGTAAAATACATTATATTTCATTTCTCTTTGCTCCAGCACAGATACAGTCTGCTGTGCCTGCGATTAAggatcatcttatcttatcttatcttacctacCACCAGGGGGCAGTCGAGTCTGTATGGAGTTTGTGCAGATAAGTGCAGtcgcagtatataatacatgatGAGTATAGGATTATATACAGATCCGCCATGTACATAGGATATTACAAGAATCTACTGATTTCTCTCTTAGGTCTGTCCATGGGACACAACACAGGGGGCAACGGGTTATAAAGTAAAATCATGATGGAACATTTTGCAAAGTGTTTCATAAGATTAGACCAGTGACTGGAGGTTAGATGATATACAAACAGGGCGTCTTGTGCATATTAAACATGTTCTCAAAGATCATTTCAAGATTTGGAGATTGTGAGATGGAAGAAGCGTCGGAATTCTAGGAGAGGAGGGAACCCCAAAGAGTGTGAGGGGATGTCACAAGTGATGGAGTCAATGGGAAAGAGACATAGTAGGAAAGACTAGTCTTTGTCTGAAGAAGTTTCTTCATCTCCAGAGCAGGCCAGACTGGAGCTAGGACTGGTGGACTCATTCGATAACCTCTCTGAAGATGCTTTCCCTTTGTAGATAGCCACGGGTGACTCCTCATTGGACTCTTCCTTATTGCTGAACATAAGATAACTTTTGATCCTTCTATCATCCTTCCACTTCCCAGCTATTGAGTACAAGCCTAGGGATCCATCTTCAAATCCAACACAGACCATCCCATCATCATCTGACACGGTCATGGCACAGGGCATTTTACCAAGGTGACAACGGGCGACCAGTCTTCCATTGATGACTTCTAGAACGTTAAGAGTTGGGTTCTCATGGAAATCACAGTCACAGCGACTTAGGAGATTGTTGTGAAGGACATAAATTAGGAACTGACCATCACCCGTCAAATGTTGATGTAAAACAGAGGTAGTGTGATGCAAGATGCAATGCCGCTGGTCAACAGCACGGACAACGTTGATCTCTCCACCCATGGTGATAACTATGATGTCTCCATCAGTCGAGACTTCAAAGAAACAGCCAAGGACTGGCAACGGGATGGAGACcttggaaaagtggcagaaggtttCCTCCACCATGTTCCATGTGTAAATTTCCGCACTTGAGGTCATCAAGACAACGAAGTCTGGATAGTTATGGAAACATCGAAAGGCCACAATGGATTCGTGGTCAGGAATGGAGCTGAACTCTTTACTGACACAACCTGACCATAAACTGATGGCTAAGAGTCTGTTGTCATTGAGGCCTACAACAAAGGTTCCCTCATCAGTCACAACGGCCTGGCTTAGCGGGGTGCGTATTTTGCAAGCTGTAGTCCCAGTTATGGGCTTCCATACTCTAGAAAAGCCATCGTTACACAACGTAACCACAAAATTACTATGCGGAACTATGAGCAACTGGGACACAGACTTACATTGGATGCAATGTCTATTGGTTCCTGTATCCGTTTCCCAGACGTAAAGATCTGAAGCGGTTGATGTGATAAGGAACCCACCGTCGGAGGTTACTCTAATAATGTCAACTGGATCCCTATGCTTGAAAAGGGCCAACATTTTACAACTAGGGATGTCCCACTGACAAACCACATCTGAACCATCTGAGGTGTAGCCTTTGCCTTCCTCGGAGCACAGGAGTATTGATTTGACGGGTCTTCCTGTCTTGAAGTAAGCTGTTGGACTGGCAATAGCTACCAAATCCCACAATAATATTGAATTACTCTGAGTTATCGCCCCCAATAAATTTAGCCGAGGGCACTTGGTAAGTTTCGCAACTGCTCCCACATGGACATCAACCATAGATATACATTGCCCACTCTTTATGCTCCACACCAAGAGCGATGAGATATTCTCTAGAATGGCAATGACCTGTTCTCCACTCCGGGAAAGGATACAAGATCTAAATTTGTCTTTATGAGGTGGTCTGAAGCTACTTTTCTCCATTGTTGTAGTGTCCCAGACATCAAGAGTGGTCAACAGGCATATTAGTAGATACTTAGTGGAAAATTCTGTCGCTATCACATTTGGGGAGACGTCATTGGAATAAAGTTCTTCCAAAAGTTCTGGTTTAGAAGGATCTGCGATGGTCCAGATCCTGAGATGACCCGCCCTATTGATGACATACACATCTGATCCATGTAGGTACACATCACGTATACCAATTTTTGAAGTGTCCATCTGCAAGGAAATTTTTTCCGATGAAAAATTTACATCGTAAATAAAAGTTGCATCGGTTTGACCTATAACAATGTTATCTCCATTACCAACACAAGCGAGGTAAGTAATATTTTGGGCAAAGGTGACTTCTTTAAGAAGTTCTCCAGAACGAACATTGTAAATTCTGACCACCGGAGACTTCTCAAAGCACACAAATAACATTGACTGAGATAGGTGATGACCTTGAGGAATAAGCTTGGTTTCATTGGAAGTGTAGAAGAGTTCACTGAGTAAAGTCCAAGACGAGCAGTCGACGAGGACAATTGACCATTGATTGGTGGACAGTGCCAGATGTAGACCATCGTTTTCTAAAGTAGCACTAGTAACCTTCATGTTCTTTGGTAGTTGATATACCAAAACCGGTTTCTTCCTTCTGCTCCAAGTATAAACTGTACCGCCCTGAAGTACCACTACTAGCTGAGGTGTTGTTGTCATCTCCAAGATGGTGACAACCTTTGACACCTCTTGGAACTCAACTTTAGCAGGAACCAAATTGAATTGCGCTGAATTCAAGAtgatcaggaaggaatttttcatgGCTTCCCCAAATATCTGTTTGGCAAACCTCGAAAGGCAAGGATGAAGAAACGCGAGGGGAGCCATCTTTGACTGAATGATCATCTCAAAGCCATGGGGGTTATCGTTTAGGAGACATCTTGATTCTTTGAGCATGTCATAAATGAGGTAGACTTCTTTTCTCTCCAGAATCATGGCGGCATCTTCTATAGTACGGATCAACAAATTTATGTGTCCGGTGTTTAGTAGGATCTTGTAGTACGGCACCACCATCAGCACATCATTGTAGAGATTGTCCAGTTTGCCACTTTCTCTCAGATGATAAGGAAAGTC
This sequence is a window from Leptodactylus fuscus isolate aLepFus1 chromosome 2, aLepFus1.hap2, whole genome shotgun sequence. Protein-coding genes within it:
- the LOC142196081 gene encoding NACHT and WD repeat domain-containing protein 2-like: MEYDEVEDQAILCGDFAHIPTARERGVVKVFLCADPLESMKARAALRTDVCPKLRQYCRQVHGMELQVIDGYHGLYPGEFYCSKVRKIRMRLLEECLRTSAGPCFVALISEEYGQPCLPAEIECEEFEKILHIAEERKVCTRILQTCYLRDENAIPPTYTILDNGGDPGQVPHDPASMYEAIRELLGVIIPLCVQRGILGADRVHKYFTSAFEDELLFALENSPLRDPERCVCYIHKVPYKAIRKQRGTAETSGTGLWGGYSRLCHLRDVFIPALSYTEGLQVYSTTTTCDIKVGYTAEKEQLYVEGLCRQFYGDMVKMIDRHAPRCPGPLRNGSEDILHHLSLCRMYSDLQDYESREEETIRRYILDDGSRKPLVVSGEPGCGKTLLMASCGKKVRLWLEDLAPSVVIRFIPPFGEPLTLNRLIMGLCQQLSNINKIHIPAYVEDMAVLVECFCGLLSVSTKHRPLVLILDGVENLIDSYKGEVLWWLPSSLPQFTKVILSRTEDRCGFGDHVLLLRVKPTRKECNDNLRMKLLSNQRKITSGQQVYVNRSLGSHTSPLQTLLLYKEVKEWKSHQDVDTELLGENAHRSTEIIFQKLEKTYGYEFISRMLSYITLSKSGIGELELIDVMSADDVVLTQLYHVHDAVGMLRVPDWLVANILHDLKDCITYRVVTGHRLLCWTNRVYQQVVAQRYLQSQEEIYKVHASMCDYFGGRWASGRAKSISRDQRNNLQPKEQHLKSISTAVNRLAKIYVNRQLPSQPWSFHGQHMAIPNIRKVFDFPYHLRESGKLDNLYNDVLMVVPYYKILLNTGHINLLIRTIEDAAMILERKEVYLIYDMLKESRCLLNDNPHGFEMIIQSKMAPLAFLHPCLSRFAKQIFGEAMKNSFLIILNSAQFNLVPAKVEFQEVSKVVTILEMTTTPQLVVVLQGGTVYTWSRRKKPVLVYQLPKNMKVTSATLENDGLHLALSTNQWSIVLVDCSSWTLLSELFYTSNETKLIPQGHHLSQSMLFVCFEKSPVVRIYNVRSGELLKEVTFAQNITYLACVGNGDNIVIGQTDATFIYDVNFSSEKISLQMDTSKIGIRDVYLHGSDVYVINRAGHLRIWTIADPSKPELLEELYSNDVSPNVIATEFSTKYLLICLLTTLDVWDTTTMEKSSFRPPHKDKFRSCILSRSGEQVIAILENISSLLVWSIKSGQCISMVDVHVGAVAKLTKCPRLNLLGAITQSNSILLWDLVAIASPTAYFKTGRPVKSILLCSEEGKGYTSDGSDVVCQWDIPSCKMLALFKHRDPVDIIRVTSDGGFLITSTASDLYVWETDTGTNRHCIQCKSVSQLLIVPHSNFVVTLCNDGFSRVWKPITGTTACKIRTPLSQAVVTDEGTFVVGLNDNRLLAISLWSGCVSKEFSSIPDHESIVAFRCFHNYPDFVVLMTSSAEIYTWNMVEETFCHFSKVSIPLPVLGCFFEVSTDGDIIVITMGGEINVVRAVDQRHCILHHTTSVLHQHLTGDGQFLIYVLHNNLLSRCDCDFHENPTLNVLEVINGRLVARCHLGKMPCAMTVSDDDGMVCVGFEDGSLGLYSIAGKWKDDRRIKSYLMFSNKEESNEESPVAIYKGKASSERLSNESTSPSSSLACSGDEETSSDKD